In one window of Nocardiopsis aegyptia DNA:
- a CDS encoding Uma2 family endonuclease, whose protein sequence is MTAVLEESSDTRLSPFSLRELADHLDVPEGFKVEVIEGAIVMSPTPSKKHGAALRRLYDQLAGQLPEGRVAEQMYSIEALEGEDFASPDLLIVPVAVEEEDGWLVEPDAVDCVVEVVSPSNHTNDIKVKPSLYARWGIPVYLLIDPRNGTTRLYWDPQGGEYRAHHDAEFGDEVVLPEPLKDVRIDTSVFPRYAA, encoded by the coding sequence GTGACCGCTGTACTGGAAGAGTCATCTGACACGCGTCTGTCCCCGTTCAGTCTGCGCGAACTGGCCGACCACCTCGACGTCCCTGAGGGGTTCAAGGTGGAGGTCATCGAAGGGGCCATCGTGATGTCACCCACCCCGTCGAAGAAGCACGGGGCTGCTCTTCGCCGGCTCTATGACCAGTTGGCCGGTCAGCTGCCCGAGGGCCGGGTCGCCGAGCAGATGTATTCGATCGAGGCGCTCGAAGGCGAAGACTTCGCCTCGCCGGACCTGCTCATCGTTCCCGTGGCGGTCGAGGAGGAGGACGGATGGCTGGTGGAGCCCGACGCCGTCGACTGCGTGGTAGAGGTCGTGTCTCCCAGCAACCACACCAACGACATCAAGGTCAAGCCCTCCCTGTACGCGCGGTGGGGAATCCCGGTCTACCTCCTCATCGATCCGCGCAACGGGACCACGCGGCTGTACTGGGATCCCCAGGGCGGCGAGTACCGTGCCCATCACGATGCCGAGTTCGGTGACGAGGTCGTGCTTCCCGAACCGCTCAAGGACGTCCGGATCGACACCTCGGTCTTCCCCCGGTACGCGGCCTGA
- a CDS encoding SDR family NAD(P)-dependent oxidoreductase, protein MDLGLSGARVLVTGASRGIGRAIAQVFAEEGADLAVCARTPEPLAEAAGELSATGARVYADPVDVSDHDALTAFLGAAAEFLGGLDVLVSNVSGGSARTPDQWERGLNSDLLPFVRLAEAAHPHLAASERGGSVVLISTTSALHTTAPAGPHSYGAAKAALNHHAASLARAWAPEGIRVNTVSPGPIEFPGGGWDRRRENDPAFYEGIRERIPYGRLGRPEEVARATAYLASPAASYITGNNLVVDGAFLDRI, encoded by the coding sequence ATGGATCTGGGACTGTCAGGGGCACGGGTGCTGGTCACCGGCGCGAGCCGGGGGATCGGGCGCGCCATCGCCCAGGTGTTCGCCGAGGAGGGCGCCGACCTGGCGGTCTGCGCGCGCACGCCGGAACCCCTCGCCGAGGCGGCCGGGGAGCTGTCCGCCACGGGCGCGCGCGTGTACGCCGACCCGGTGGACGTGTCGGACCACGACGCCCTCACGGCGTTCCTGGGCGCGGCCGCCGAGTTCCTCGGGGGACTGGACGTTCTGGTCTCGAACGTCTCCGGCGGGAGTGCGAGGACGCCGGACCAGTGGGAGCGGGGACTCAACTCCGACCTGCTGCCGTTCGTGCGCCTGGCCGAGGCCGCCCACCCGCACCTGGCCGCCTCCGAGCGCGGCGGCTCGGTGGTCCTCATCTCGACCACCTCCGCCCTGCACACCACGGCGCCCGCCGGGCCGCACTCCTACGGCGCCGCCAAGGCCGCGCTCAACCACCACGCCGCCTCACTCGCCCGGGCGTGGGCGCCGGAGGGGATCCGGGTCAACACCGTCTCGCCCGGCCCCATCGAGTTCCCGGGCGGCGGATGGGACCGGCGCAGGGAGAACGACCCGGCGTTCTACGAGGGCATCCGCGAGCGCATCCCCTACGGCCGCCTGGGCCGCCCCGAGGAGGTCGCCCGCGCGACGGCCTACCTGGCGAGCCCGGCCGCGAGCTACATCACGGGCAACAACCTGGTGGTCGACGGCGCCTTCCTCGACCGGATCTGA
- a CDS encoding VOC family protein, protein MTSRTEAHGLHHIGHLVHDLGSAADLYRRMGFTVPTPAFPALAPAPGEPPRPVGAGNTRLELADAFLELVGVAAEDHPGPGVEITPLEVPDHALAAVSAAVAGTARRLAERLETGEGLHVLVWETGDADGEARRLDRLGIGHGGVQRLRRPGGDGGVPVGYLEVDPDAPEARLAAAEPTPGRAAAVHPNGAIALVGAVMCVPPGALAETEARYERCLDRTARTRGAERVFDLGPAEIALVERSAAEPSGSGPRRPAPPSPALTSVTVSVADQHAVGARLADQGIPARAAADGALSVGPRWAHGAELRFRGV, encoded by the coding sequence ATGACGAGCCGCACCGAGGCCCACGGCCTCCACCACATCGGCCACCTCGTCCACGACCTCGGCTCCGCCGCCGACCTCTACCGCCGGATGGGCTTCACCGTCCCCACCCCCGCCTTCCCGGCCCTCGCACCGGCTCCGGGCGAGCCGCCGCGTCCGGTCGGGGCGGGCAACACCCGCCTGGAGCTGGCCGACGCGTTCCTCGAACTGGTCGGCGTCGCCGCGGAGGACCACCCCGGCCCCGGCGTCGAGATCACGCCGCTGGAGGTTCCCGACCACGCCCTGGCGGCGGTGTCCGCGGCCGTGGCGGGGACCGCACGCCGACTGGCCGAGCGGCTGGAGACGGGGGAGGGGCTGCACGTGCTGGTGTGGGAGACCGGCGACGCCGACGGCGAGGCCCGGCGCCTGGACCGCCTCGGGATCGGCCACGGCGGCGTCCAGCGGCTCCGCCGGCCCGGCGGCGACGGCGGCGTCCCCGTCGGCTACCTGGAGGTCGACCCGGACGCGCCCGAGGCCCGGCTCGCCGCCGCCGAACCCACACCCGGCAGGGCCGCGGCCGTCCACCCGAACGGCGCGATCGCCCTCGTCGGCGCGGTGATGTGCGTCCCACCGGGAGCGCTGGCCGAGACCGAGGCGCGCTACGAGCGTTGTCTCGACCGGACCGCGCGCACGCGCGGCGCCGAGCGGGTCTTCGACCTGGGGCCGGCGGAGATCGCGCTGGTGGAGCGGTCGGCCGCGGAACCCTCCGGCTCCGGGCCGCGACGCCCGGCACCGCCGAGTCCGGCGCTCACCTCGGTGACCGTCTCCGTCGCCGACCAGCACGCGGTCGGGGCCCGGCTGGCCGACCAGGGGATCCCCGCCCGTGCCGCCGCCGACGGCGCCCTGAGCGTGGGCCCGCGGTGGGCGCACGGGGCCGAACTGCGGTTCCGGGGGGTGTGA
- a CDS encoding response regulator, translated as MIRTLLVDDELLVRSGLRMILDAAADIEVVGEAGDGAEAVRLAEELVPDVVLLDIRMPGTDGLTAAARLTALERAPRVVLLTTFDLDEYVHDALRAGAVGFLLKDTPPRDLISAVRTVHEGHAMLSPSVTKRMLERFASPAEGGSAAGREHARERLAVLSERERAVLVAVAQGRSNAEAGRALGMREATVKAHVSRILAKLGMANRVQAAILAHDAGWA; from the coding sequence GTGATCCGCACGCTCCTGGTCGACGACGAACTCCTGGTCCGCTCCGGACTCAGGATGATCCTGGACGCCGCCGCCGACATCGAGGTCGTGGGCGAGGCCGGCGACGGAGCCGAGGCGGTGCGCCTGGCGGAGGAACTCGTCCCCGACGTCGTCCTGCTCGACATCCGCATGCCGGGCACCGACGGGCTCACCGCGGCGGCGCGGCTCACGGCGCTGGAGCGCGCGCCCCGCGTCGTCCTGCTCACCACCTTCGACCTGGACGAGTACGTGCACGACGCGCTGCGCGCCGGTGCGGTGGGATTCCTGCTCAAGGACACCCCGCCCCGGGACCTCATCTCCGCGGTGCGCACCGTGCACGAGGGCCACGCGATGCTCTCGCCGAGCGTCACCAAGCGCATGCTCGAACGCTTCGCCTCGCCCGCCGAGGGCGGGTCCGCGGCCGGCCGCGAACACGCCAGGGAGCGCCTGGCCGTGCTGAGCGAACGCGAGCGCGCGGTGCTGGTCGCGGTGGCCCAGGGGCGGTCCAACGCCGAGGCCGGCCGGGCCCTGGGCATGCGGGAGGCGACGGTGAAGGCGCACGTCAGCCGGATCCTCGCCAAGCTGGGGATGGCCAACCGCGTGCAGGCGGCGATCCTCGCCCACGACGCGGGGTGGGCCTGA
- the fabI gene encoding enoyl-ACP reductase FabI, with amino-acid sequence MGLLEGKRILITGVLTDSSIAFHVARLAQEQGATVVLTGYGRMSLVERIAKRLPETPPVLELDVTDDEQLASLASRVGEHVDGLDGIVHSIGFTPQEALGGNFLNTEWSDVATAMHTSTFSLKSLTTSLTPLMKNGGSVVALDFDNSVSYPIYDWMGVAKSALTSTARYLARYVGGDGIRVNLVSAGPLSTMAARSIPGFADLAKHWPERAPLGWDVSDPEPAAKAVVALLSDWFPATTGETVHVDGGFHSTGA; translated from the coding sequence ATGGGACTCCTCGAAGGTAAGCGCATCCTCATCACCGGGGTGCTGACCGACTCCTCCATCGCCTTCCACGTGGCCAGGCTCGCCCAGGAACAGGGCGCCACGGTCGTCCTCACCGGCTACGGCCGGATGAGCCTGGTCGAGCGCATCGCCAAGCGCCTGCCGGAGACGCCCCCGGTCCTGGAACTGGACGTCACCGACGACGAGCAGCTCGCCAGCCTCGCCTCGCGGGTGGGCGAGCACGTCGACGGGCTCGACGGCATCGTGCACTCCATCGGGTTCACCCCGCAGGAGGCGCTGGGCGGCAACTTCCTCAACACCGAGTGGTCGGACGTGGCCACCGCCATGCACACCTCGACCTTCTCGCTGAAGTCGCTCACCACCTCCCTGACCCCGCTGATGAAGAACGGCGGCTCGGTCGTGGCCCTGGACTTCGACAACAGCGTGTCGTACCCGATCTACGACTGGATGGGCGTGGCCAAGTCCGCGCTGACCTCCACCGCGCGCTACCTGGCCCGCTACGTGGGCGGGGACGGCATCCGCGTCAACCTGGTCTCGGCCGGGCCGCTGAGCACCATGGCCGCGCGCAGCATCCCGGGCTTCGCCGACCTGGCCAAGCACTGGCCCGAGCGCGCGCCGCTGGGCTGGGACGTCAGCGACCCCGAGCCCGCCGCCAAGGCGGTCGTGGCGCTGCTCTCGGACTGGTTCCCCGCCACCACCGGCGAGACCGTGCACGTGGACGGCGGCTTCCACTCCACCGGGGCCTGA
- a CDS encoding TetR/AcrR family transcriptional regulator: MAQRRVVDERAGRDGLRERKKARTRNGIRREALRLFREQGYQATTMEQIARAADVAPSTLFRYFPTKDDLARLSDYHALGPRVVELFEALPAGGDVLTDLRAVLRAAVAELPEDERRARAERDVLVATVPELWAANLGLVGEGARVLRDLIARRTGRSPRDAAVRSLAGAVVGVCVQALADCADRPDADPVEAVDEALGALRAGLEL, encoded by the coding sequence GTGGCACAGAGGCGCGTGGTGGACGAACGGGCGGGGCGCGACGGGCTGCGCGAGCGCAAGAAGGCCAGGACCAGGAACGGGATCCGGCGCGAGGCGCTCCGGCTCTTCCGCGAGCAGGGCTATCAGGCGACCACGATGGAGCAGATCGCCCGGGCCGCCGACGTCGCTCCCAGCACGCTCTTCCGCTACTTCCCGACCAAGGACGACCTGGCGCGGCTGAGCGACTACCACGCCCTCGGTCCCCGCGTGGTGGAGCTGTTCGAGGCCCTGCCCGCCGGCGGCGACGTGCTCACGGACCTGCGCGCGGTCCTGCGCGCCGCGGTGGCCGAACTGCCCGAGGACGAGCGCCGGGCACGCGCCGAGCGCGACGTACTCGTCGCCACCGTGCCGGAGCTGTGGGCGGCCAACCTCGGCCTGGTCGGGGAGGGCGCCAGGGTCCTGCGCGACCTCATCGCCCGCCGAACGGGGCGCTCACCACGGGACGCCGCCGTCCGATCCCTGGCGGGAGCCGTGGTGGGCGTGTGCGTCCAGGCCCTGGCCGACTGCGCGGACCGCCCGGACGCCGACCCCGTGGAGGCCGTCGACGAGGCCCTCGGCGCCCTGCGCGCCGGCCTGGAGCTGTGA
- a CDS encoding sensor histidine kinase translates to MRQWTARQARELGGLWRHNAEWWWRRRLRIADWAYALGLAPFVLFLQILPQLGLVQRLLAALPRHHEAVFAITSILLLGLVPTAMFCVTVLLRRSRPMWLLGLASVLLLAFGDLIPAAFALYSYAVHFNDRRLLAGWFALMTLAMGLGLDVSGITLFVNVSMFLVVPMTIGLWVGTRRQLVDRLHERAERLEREQHLMAERAIGAERTRIAREMHDVVAHRVSLMVLHAGGLEVSAPDERTAEAAGVIRTTGREALAELRGILGVLRDDTGAEAPTAPQPVLADLDRLVEEWRGAGMTVVRTGEGLVPDLPAQVQRTAFRVVQEGLTNAAKHAPGARVTVDLRTEPGGLAVEVSNGPATVRSAPPPAGGFGLTGLHERVTLAGGTLTSGRRFDGGWRLRAIVPIDHHTGTERGPR, encoded by the coding sequence ATGAGGCAGTGGACGGCGCGTCAGGCGCGGGAGCTCGGCGGGCTGTGGCGCCACAACGCGGAATGGTGGTGGCGGCGCCGGCTGCGCATCGCCGACTGGGCCTACGCCCTGGGCCTGGCGCCGTTCGTCCTCTTCCTGCAGATCCTCCCGCAGCTCGGACTCGTCCAGCGCCTCCTGGCCGCCCTGCCCCGACACCACGAGGCGGTCTTCGCGATCACCAGCATCCTCCTCCTGGGGCTGGTCCCCACGGCGATGTTCTGCGTGACCGTCCTGCTGCGCCGCAGCCGTCCCATGTGGCTGCTCGGCCTGGCGTCCGTCCTGCTCCTCGCCTTCGGAGACCTGATCCCGGCGGCGTTCGCGCTCTACTCCTACGCGGTCCACTTCAACGACCGCCGCCTGCTGGCGGGCTGGTTCGCGCTGATGACCCTGGCGATGGGCCTCGGGCTGGACGTCTCCGGGATCACGCTCTTCGTCAACGTCTCGATGTTCCTCGTCGTGCCCATGACCATCGGCCTGTGGGTGGGAACACGGCGCCAGCTGGTCGACCGCCTGCACGAGCGCGCCGAGCGCCTGGAACGTGAACAGCACCTCATGGCGGAGCGGGCCATCGGCGCCGAACGCACCCGCATCGCCCGCGAGATGCACGACGTGGTCGCCCACCGGGTCAGCCTCATGGTGCTGCACGCGGGCGGCCTGGAGGTGTCGGCACCCGACGAGCGCACCGCCGAGGCGGCCGGGGTGATCCGCACGACAGGGCGGGAGGCGCTGGCCGAACTGCGCGGCATCCTGGGAGTGCTGCGCGACGACACCGGAGCGGAGGCGCCCACCGCGCCGCAGCCGGTCCTGGCCGACCTGGACCGGCTCGTGGAAGAGTGGCGCGGAGCGGGGATGACCGTGGTGCGCACCGGCGAGGGCCTGGTCCCCGACCTGCCCGCCCAGGTCCAGCGCACGGCCTTCCGCGTGGTGCAGGAGGGGCTGACCAACGCCGCCAAGCACGCGCCCGGGGCGCGGGTCACGGTGGATCTGCGCACGGAGCCGGGCGGCCTGGCCGTCGAGGTGTCCAACGGGCCGGCCACCGTCCGGTCCGCGCCGCCACCGGCCGGCGGATTCGGGCTCACGGGGCTGCACGAGCGCGTGACCCTGGCGGGCGGGACCCTGACCTCGGGCCGCCGCTTCGACGGGGGATGGCGCCTGCGCGCTATCGTGCCCATCGACCACCACACCGGAACGGAACGGGGACCGCGGTGA
- a CDS encoding ABC transporter ATP-binding protein → MTEPIATSVPTVTSPPVVVARGLTKTYDTGANQVHALAGVDVEFHRGAFTAIMGPSGSGKSTLMHCLAGLDTATSGTVHLGRTQITGLRDAELTQLRRDRIGFIFQSFNLLPMLTAEQNILLPSQIAKRAVDRQRFDHIIDVVGLRDRLSHLPAKLSGGQQQRVAVARALLNAPEVVYADEPTGNLDSRSGSEVLSFLRDSARDLDQTIVMVTHDPVAASYADRVVFLRDGRLVDEVTDPTAELVSARLLKLEA, encoded by the coding sequence GTGACAGAGCCCATCGCCACGTCCGTCCCCACGGTCACCTCACCACCGGTGGTGGTCGCGCGGGGGCTCACCAAGACCTACGACACCGGGGCCAACCAGGTGCACGCCCTGGCCGGTGTGGACGTCGAGTTCCACCGGGGCGCGTTCACCGCGATCATGGGTCCCTCCGGCTCGGGCAAGTCGACCCTGATGCACTGCCTGGCCGGGCTGGACACGGCCACCTCCGGCACCGTCCACCTGGGCCGGACCCAGATCACCGGGCTGCGCGACGCCGAGCTGACCCAGCTGCGCCGCGACCGGATCGGCTTCATCTTCCAGTCGTTCAACCTGCTGCCGATGCTCACCGCCGAACAGAACATCCTGCTGCCCTCGCAGATCGCCAAGCGCGCCGTGGACCGGCAGCGCTTCGACCACATCATCGACGTGGTCGGCCTGCGCGACCGCCTGTCCCACCTGCCGGCCAAGCTCTCCGGCGGCCAGCAGCAGCGCGTGGCCGTGGCGCGTGCGCTGCTCAACGCCCCCGAGGTGGTCTACGCCGACGAGCCGACCGGCAACCTGGACTCGCGGTCCGGCTCGGAGGTGCTGTCCTTCCTGCGCGACTCCGCCCGGGACCTGGACCAGACCATCGTCATGGTCACCCACGACCCCGTCGCCGCCTCCTACGCCGACCGCGTGGTCTTCCTGCGCGACGGCCGCCTGGTCGACGAGGTCACCGACCCCACCGCCGAGCTCGTCTCCGCGCGCCTGCTGAAGCTGGAGGCCTGA
- a CDS encoding TetR/AcrR family transcriptional regulator, with the protein MPRTADHALRRAQISAAVRSLIAESGLDAVTVARTAAAAGISVGLVQHYFRSKDDMLLHAFEEVSAAVAERVARIAHEGTRHERSIADVLTDALDEHLPLDEPRRAEYRVVRSFAGRALDNPDLARVEASTAAALCAEIARAVRNGTECGEVEPGTDAETAAARVAAVVEGLATQVYRREAGAADRARDVLRAEVAAVFTGECHQYDGGRPGQAAPRR; encoded by the coding sequence GTGCCACGAACCGCAGACCACGCCCTCCGCCGCGCGCAGATCTCCGCCGCCGTGCGCTCACTGATCGCCGAATCCGGGCTGGACGCCGTCACCGTCGCCCGTACGGCGGCCGCCGCCGGGATCTCCGTCGGACTGGTCCAGCACTACTTCCGCAGCAAGGACGACATGCTGTTGCACGCGTTCGAGGAGGTCAGCGCGGCCGTCGCCGAGCGGGTCGCGCGGATCGCCCACGAGGGGACCCGGCACGAGCGCTCCATCGCCGACGTGCTGACGGACGCGCTGGACGAACACCTGCCCCTGGACGAGCCGCGCCGCGCCGAGTACCGCGTCGTCCGGTCCTTCGCGGGCCGGGCCCTGGACAACCCGGACCTGGCCCGGGTGGAGGCGAGCACGGCCGCGGCCCTTTGCGCGGAGATCGCCCGGGCCGTCCGCAACGGCACCGAGTGCGGCGAGGTCGAGCCCGGAACCGACGCCGAGACCGCGGCCGCGCGCGTCGCGGCGGTCGTGGAGGGACTGGCCACCCAGGTCTACCGGAGGGAGGCGGGGGCGGCCGACCGGGCCCGTGACGTCCTACGGGCCGAGGTCGCGGCCGTGTTCACCGGCGAATGCCACCAGTACGACGGCGGTCGGCCCGGACAGGCCGCGCCGCGCCGCTGA
- the fabG gene encoding 3-oxoacyl-ACP reductase FabG, whose product MSRSVLVTGGNRGIGLAIARELAAGGDNVAVTHRSGEAPEGLFGVRCDITDMAQVDAAFKEVEEAQGPVEVLVANAGITKDQLLALMSEEDFSSVLDTNLTGSFRVAKRAVRGMMRKRGGRIILISSVVGLMGSGGQANYAASKAGLVGFGRSLARELGSRNITVNVVAPGFIETDMTSALSEDRQAEIKKNIPLGRIGSTDDIARTVGFLAGPGGAYISGAVIPVDGGMGMGH is encoded by the coding sequence ATGTCGCGCTCGGTCCTGGTTACCGGCGGCAACCGCGGAATCGGACTGGCGATCGCCCGTGAGCTGGCGGCGGGCGGCGACAACGTCGCGGTGACCCACCGCTCCGGCGAGGCGCCGGAGGGCCTGTTCGGGGTGCGCTGCGACATCACCGACATGGCCCAGGTCGACGCCGCCTTCAAGGAGGTCGAGGAGGCCCAGGGCCCCGTCGAGGTCCTGGTCGCCAACGCGGGCATCACCAAGGACCAGCTCCTGGCGCTGATGAGCGAGGAGGACTTCTCCTCGGTCCTGGACACCAACCTCACCGGGTCCTTCCGCGTCGCCAAGCGCGCCGTGCGCGGCATGATGCGCAAGCGCGGCGGGCGCATCATCCTCATCTCCTCCGTGGTCGGCCTGATGGGCTCCGGCGGCCAGGCCAACTACGCGGCCTCCAAGGCCGGCCTCGTCGGCTTCGGCCGGTCCCTGGCCCGCGAGCTGGGTTCGCGCAACATCACGGTCAACGTCGTGGCCCCGGGCTTCATCGAGACCGACATGACCTCGGCGCTGTCCGAGGACCGCCAGGCGGAGATCAAGAAGAACATCCCGCTCGGCCGGATCGGCAGCACGGACGACATCGCCCGGACCGTCGGGTTCCTCGCCGGCCCCGGCGGCGCCTACATCAGCGGCGCCGTCATTCCCGTCGACGGCGGCATGGGCATGGGCCACTGA
- a CDS encoding serine hydrolase domain-containing protein, with the protein MPGPIAPLLALALMSPLPAGAPADAPAPTPTPAAMDAYVRDHREATAVPGLAYAVVGPDGVEHQGLLGHDGEGAPVTEETPFLWGSVAKPVTATAALVLADEGRLDLDAPVEEYVPDFAGFGARPTVRDLLTQTSGLTETAAFPVSDHYGPDAPDTAERVRRVADSPVGEPGTHEYSSANYLLLGAVIERVAGDTDAYLRTSVLDPAGMDGAFTGSAEADAAGLAPGHRILWGLPVADAGGVDDEGTAFGYLGGDLTDLAAFARMQLQADPAVLDADALARARTGMVPVPGAAQRYGFGWRETTLSGTDTPVVFHGGATPGHAAILVLLPDQERAVVVLQNHYDVLRDGQIQGVAFGLARLLSGTEPDPAPRFAAVAAVPWAATGAALALAAGVVAALRVRRPRPAATAVWAALGLGAVGAAAWPLSALGPHGALTWAPDTAVALLAAAVLGVAVTAIRLTRHLRPGPR; encoded by the coding sequence GTGCCCGGACCCATCGCTCCACTGCTCGCCCTCGCACTGATGAGCCCGTTACCCGCCGGTGCCCCGGCCGACGCACCCGCGCCGACCCCCACACCCGCGGCGATGGACGCCTACGTCCGCGACCACCGGGAGGCCACCGCCGTGCCCGGCCTGGCCTACGCGGTGGTGGGCCCGGACGGCGTCGAGCACCAGGGCCTCCTCGGCCACGACGGGGAGGGAGCCCCGGTCACGGAGGAGACGCCGTTCCTGTGGGGATCGGTGGCCAAGCCCGTCACCGCGACCGCCGCCCTGGTCCTGGCCGACGAGGGGCGCCTGGACCTGGACGCGCCGGTCGAGGAGTACGTGCCCGACTTCGCGGGGTTCGGGGCCCGCCCCACCGTCCGGGACCTGCTCACGCAGACCTCGGGCCTCACCGAGACGGCGGCGTTCCCCGTCTCCGACCACTACGGCCCGGACGCCCCGGACACCGCCGAGCGCGTCCGGCGGGTCGCGGACTCACCCGTGGGCGAGCCCGGCACCCACGAGTACAGCAGCGCGAACTACCTCCTCCTGGGCGCGGTCATCGAGCGGGTGGCCGGCGACACCGACGCGTACCTGCGCACGAGCGTGCTGGACCCCGCCGGGATGGACGGCGCCTTCACCGGCTCCGCGGAGGCCGACGCGGCGGGCCTGGCCCCCGGGCACCGGATCCTGTGGGGCCTGCCGGTGGCCGACGCCGGCGGTGTCGACGACGAGGGGACGGCCTTCGGCTACCTGGGCGGCGATCTGACCGACCTCGCGGCCTTCGCCCGGATGCAGCTCCAGGCGGATCCGGCCGTCCTGGACGCGGACGCGCTCGCGCGGGCGCGCACCGGCATGGTCCCCGTACCGGGTGCCGCCCAGCGGTACGGGTTCGGCTGGCGTGAGACCACCCTGTCCGGGACGGACACACCGGTCGTCTTCCACGGGGGCGCGACACCCGGCCACGCGGCGATCCTCGTCCTGCTGCCGGACCAGGAGCGGGCGGTGGTCGTCCTGCAGAACCACTACGACGTGCTGCGCGACGGGCAGATCCAGGGCGTCGCGTTCGGCCTGGCCCGCCTGCTCTCCGGCACGGAACCGGACCCCGCGCCCCGTTTCGCCGCCGTCGCCGCCGTACCGTGGGCGGCCACGGGCGCCGCGCTCGCCCTCGCCGCGGGCGTGGTCGCCGCCCTGCGCGTCCGGCGGCCCCGCCCGGCCGCGACGGCCGTCTGGGCCGCCCTGGGCCTGGGCGCGGTGGGCGCCGCGGCGTGGCCGCTGTCGGCGCTCGGCCCGCACGGCGCGCTCACCTGGGCTCCCGACACCGCGGTCGCCCTCCTGGCCGCCGCCGTGCTCGGGGTGGCGGTGACCGCCATCCGCCTCACCCGGCACCTCCGGCCCGGACCGCGGTGA